The following coding sequences are from one Candidatus Nanopelagicus hibericus window:
- the ndk gene encoding nucleoside-diphosphate kinase, with translation MSSEQTLILVKPDGVKRGLVGEVIARIENKGYKVTNLKMLTADRTLLAKHYAEHEGKAFYEPLLEFMTSGPIVAMVAQGERVIEGFRKMAGATDPTVAEAGTIRGDLARDMGTKVVQNIVHGSDSVESAAREIKIFFGN, from the coding sequence GTGAGTTCAGAGCAAACTTTAATTTTGGTTAAACCAGATGGCGTAAAGCGTGGTTTGGTTGGCGAAGTTATCGCTCGCATTGAAAACAAAGGTTATAAAGTTACCAACTTAAAAATGTTAACTGCAGACCGCACGCTTCTTGCCAAGCATTATGCCGAGCATGAAGGCAAAGCATTTTATGAGCCATTACTTGAGTTCATGACATCGGGTCCGATTGTGGCGATGGTGGCACAAGGGGAGCGAGTAATTGAAGGGTTTAGAAAGATGGCAGGGGCCACTGATCCAACTGTGGCTGAAGCAGGAACAATAAGAGGAGACTTAGCAAGAGATATGGGAACAAAGGTAGTGCAAAATATTGTGCACGGCTCAGACTCTGTAGAGTCGGCAGCTCGTGAGATAAAGATTTTTTTCGGTAATTAA
- a CDS encoding rod shape-determining protein, which translates to MAKGSNRMSWIGRDMAVDLGTANTLVYVRGRGIVLNEPSVVAVNQDTGAILAVGLEAKRMIGRTPGNIVAIRPLKDGVIADFDTTERMLKYFIQKVHKRRYLAKPRIVVCVPSGITGVEQRAVKDAGYAAGARKVYIIEEPMAAAIGADLPIHEPTGNMVVDIGGGTTEVAVISLGGIVAALSIRVGGDELDQSIINWVKREYSLLLGERTAEEIKMAIGSAFPMPGEPDAEIRGRDLATGLPKIILVTSADIRKAIEEPVAAIVNAIKNTLDKTPPELASDLMDRGIVLTGGGALLRGLDERLRHETGMPIHVSERPLQAVAEGSGKCIEEFEALEKVLISEPRR; encoded by the coding sequence ATGGCTAAGGGATCAAATCGGATGTCTTGGATTGGCCGTGATATGGCGGTTGATCTAGGAACAGCTAACACATTGGTGTATGTGCGCGGCCGTGGAATTGTGCTTAATGAACCATCTGTAGTGGCGGTCAATCAAGATACTGGTGCGATTTTGGCGGTTGGACTTGAAGCTAAGCGAATGATTGGCAGAACTCCTGGAAATATTGTGGCGATTAGACCTCTTAAAGATGGTGTGATTGCTGATTTTGATACTACTGAGCGAATGCTTAAGTACTTTATTCAAAAAGTTCACAAGCGTCGCTATCTTGCCAAACCAAGAATTGTGGTTTGTGTGCCATCAGGAATAACTGGCGTGGAACAACGTGCGGTAAAAGATGCCGGTTATGCCGCAGGTGCTCGCAAGGTTTACATTATTGAAGAGCCAATGGCAGCAGCGATTGGTGCAGATCTGCCGATTCATGAGCCAACTGGAAATATGGTGGTGGATATTGGCGGTGGAACTACAGAGGTTGCAGTTATTTCACTAGGTGGAATTGTTGCCGCATTATCAATTCGGGTTGGTGGCGATGAGTTGGATCAATCCATTATTAACTGGGTTAAACGCGAGTACTCATTATTGCTCGGAGAGCGCACAGCTGAAGAGATAAAGATGGCGATTGGCTCAGCATTTCCAATGCCTGGTGAGCCAGATGCTGAAATTCGAGGTCGAGATCTTGCAACTGGATTACCAAAAATTATTCTGGTCACCTCCGCCGATATTCGAAAGGCGATCGAGGAGCCAGTAGCAGCAATTGTTAATGCCATTAAAAATACGTTAGATAAGACCCCACCTGAGTTGGCCAGTGATCTTATGGATCGGGGCATAGTTTTAACTGGTGGCGGAGCATTACTACGCGGTCTTGATGAGAGATTGCGCCACGAAACTGGGATGCCAATTCATGTATCGGAACGGCCATTACAAGCTGTTGCGGAAGGATCTGGTAAATGTATTGAAGAGTTTGAAGCCTTGGAGAAGGTTTTGATCTCCGAACCACGACGATAA
- a CDS encoding rod shape-determining protein MreD, whose translation MSRLRVINTSLFLFVIFMIQELAIARINFPINGFSLYLAALMVVLALEDRSGSLVFGFIGGVILDFSPSADSPLGQWALVLTIIGYLYSINRESIGDFLDSPFLFLLFVSFATALSLSMYLVFGVMLGANNGGLLHNLSLIFANSLWTILITPLFLPLIIRVRKMLMSNRERI comes from the coding sequence ATGAGTCGGTTAAGAGTTATTAATACCTCCTTATTTTTATTTGTGATTTTTATGATTCAGGAGTTAGCTATTGCTCGAATCAACTTTCCTATAAATGGCTTTTCACTATACCTAGCAGCTTTAATGGTGGTGCTGGCGTTAGAGGATAGGAGTGGATCTTTAGTTTTCGGCTTTATTGGCGGCGTGATTCTAGATTTTTCACCCTCTGCAGACTCTCCTTTGGGTCAGTGGGCATTAGTACTAACCATAATCGGCTACCTCTATTCAATTAACAGGGAGAGTATTGGCGATTTCCTTGATAGCCCATTTTTATTTCTACTTTTCGTAAGTTTTGCTACTGCGCTTTCACTTTCAATGTATTTGGTATTTGGTGTAATGCTCGGAGCCAATAATGGTGGCCTCTTGCATAATCTCTCGTTAATTTTTGCCAACTCTTTGTGGACCATATTAATTACACCACTATTTTTACCACTAATAATAAGAGTAAGAAAAATGTTAATGAGTAATCGAGAGCGGATATGA
- a CDS encoding DUF4233 domain-containing protein, translating to MRVMAAAVLTMESLLMGFALLIAKDSASNAQLWSGAGLAIALLLSAGLLKRKGGYLLGSILQIFMISYGLVIWHMYYMGGLFALLWITAIALGRRGEAIKASLIEKQQGDPQKRP from the coding sequence ATGAGAGTAATGGCGGCTGCGGTACTGACTATGGAGTCATTGCTGATGGGATTTGCGCTTTTGATTGCAAAAGATTCCGCCAGTAATGCCCAGCTTTGGTCGGGAGCAGGTCTTGCGATCGCACTTTTGTTATCTGCAGGTCTGCTAAAGCGCAAAGGTGGGTATCTGCTGGGAAGTATTTTGCAGATTTTCATGATCAGTTATGGATTAGTCATTTGGCACATGTATTACATGGGTGGCTTATTCGCACTTTTATGGATCACAGCTATTGCACTTGGTCGCAGGGGTGAGGCAATAAAGGCGAGCCTTATCGAAAAACAGCAGGGGGATCCGCAGAAACGGCCATAA
- a CDS encoding Rne/Rng family ribonuclease, giving the protein MADEPKAPRKRAAKKEAEGESKKVSKKSAAIPVPLFQAAPVSKSPKAVKPVKTEPADVEQQAKGDESEKEEFRRRRRRGGRGRRRNGKELTESEQGDEVNEGQSSDENEESSTTTHKRRRRRRARGEGVTPGETIEEDGVLTVVKVRPVRVREPRSEGRGFNRKDRPRFERGDRPDRRERGSFARKRGTVITESEFLARREAVDRSMLVRQIADRTQIAIIEDEVMVEHYVNRNSNISYVGNIYLGKVQNVLPSMEAAFVDIGKGRNAVLYAGEVNWDAHGLSDTAPRKIEHVLKSGQSVLVQVTKDPIGQKGARLTSQISLPGRYLVYVPGGGMSGISRRLPDNERNRLKSILKNLIPEQAGVIIRTAAEGASETELEADVSRLKDQWQEIDKQAKNSATTAPSLLYSEPDLTVRVIRDIFNEDFNKMLVQGDQAWDDIQNYIGHIAPELASKIEKWPGPRDLFAENRVEEQLAKAFDRKVYLPSGGSLVIDRTEAMIVIDINTGKFIGKGGNLEETVTKNNLEAAEEIARQLRLRDMGGIIVIDFIDMTLESNRELVLRRLVECLGRDRTKHQVAEVTSLGLVQMTRKRVGQGLIEAFSTTCESCGGRGIHIHSEPVKKVALEKDMDQRFSKSNKASQDDDSDEETDSADGSTGDDIDTDQNLNSNQVDEPVEQPPATSGRRKGRRAVSTGVISTN; this is encoded by the coding sequence ATGGCCGATGAGCCTAAAGCACCACGTAAACGCGCTGCCAAAAAAGAGGCAGAGGGTGAAAGTAAAAAGGTAAGTAAAAAATCTGCTGCTATTCCAGTTCCACTATTTCAGGCAGCCCCAGTAAGTAAGTCACCAAAGGCTGTAAAGCCAGTTAAAACTGAGCCAGCAGATGTTGAGCAACAAGCTAAAGGTGACGAGAGTGAAAAAGAGGAGTTTCGTCGCAGACGCCGTCGTGGCGGAAGAGGCAGACGTCGTAACGGCAAAGAGCTCACTGAAAGTGAGCAAGGTGATGAGGTTAATGAAGGGCAGAGCTCTGATGAAAATGAGGAGAGCTCAACAACTACACATAAGCGCCGCAGACGTCGCAGGGCACGTGGTGAAGGTGTAACACCTGGTGAAACTATTGAAGAGGATGGCGTACTTACTGTAGTTAAGGTGCGACCGGTTCGAGTTCGCGAACCAAGAAGTGAAGGTAGAGGTTTTAATCGCAAAGATCGTCCACGTTTTGAACGTGGAGATAGACCCGATCGCAGGGAGCGTGGATCATTTGCGCGAAAACGCGGAACGGTAATTACTGAATCTGAGTTCCTAGCACGTAGAGAAGCAGTTGATAGATCTATGTTGGTCAGGCAAATTGCAGATCGTACTCAGATTGCAATTATTGAAGATGAGGTAATGGTTGAACATTATGTAAACCGAAATAGCAATATCTCCTATGTCGGAAATATCTATTTGGGTAAGGTACAAAATGTTTTGCCATCTATGGAGGCAGCCTTCGTTGATATCGGCAAGGGCAGAAATGCAGTTTTATACGCCGGTGAAGTGAATTGGGATGCGCATGGCTTATCTGATACCGCACCACGCAAAATTGAACATGTGTTAAAGAGTGGTCAATCTGTATTGGTACAAGTAACTAAGGATCCAATCGGACAAAAAGGTGCTCGATTAACAAGTCAAATATCTCTTCCTGGTCGATACCTGGTTTATGTTCCTGGTGGTGGCATGAGTGGGATTTCTCGCAGATTGCCAGATAATGAACGCAATCGTTTGAAATCTATTTTAAAGAATCTAATCCCGGAGCAAGCTGGGGTAATTATTAGAACCGCTGCTGAAGGAGCAAGTGAAACTGAGTTAGAGGCGGATGTAAGCAGGCTAAAAGATCAGTGGCAGGAGATTGATAAGCAGGCAAAGAACTCTGCCACCACTGCACCATCACTTTTATATAGTGAGCCAGATCTAACTGTGCGAGTTATTCGCGATATCTTTAATGAAGATTTTAACAAAATGCTAGTTCAAGGTGATCAAGCTTGGGATGATATTCAAAATTATATTGGCCATATCGCACCTGAATTGGCAAGCAAGATTGAAAAGTGGCCAGGCCCAAGAGATCTATTTGCCGAAAATCGGGTGGAGGAGCAGTTAGCAAAAGCCTTTGATCGTAAGGTCTATCTGCCATCTGGTGGTTCGCTGGTAATTGATCGCACTGAAGCGATGATCGTAATTGATATCAACACCGGTAAATTCATTGGTAAGGGTGGAAACCTTGAAGAGACTGTTACGAAAAATAATTTAGAAGCAGCGGAGGAGATTGCCCGCCAACTACGACTGCGGGATATGGGCGGAATTATCGTAATTGACTTTATTGATATGACTTTGGAATCAAATCGAGAGTTAGTTCTCCGCAGATTAGTTGAGTGCTTAGGCAGAGATCGCACTAAGCATCAGGTGGCTGAAGTAACCTCACTTGGCTTGGTTCAAATGACTCGTAAGCGTGTTGGTCAAGGATTAATTGAAGCTTTCTCAACAACTTGTGAAAGTTGTGGCGGTAGAGGAATTCATATTCACAGTGAGCCAGTTAAAAAGGTTGCACTTGAAAAAGATATGGATCAACGATTTTCAAAGAGTAATAAAGCCTCACAAGATGATGATTCAGATGAGGAAACAGATTCAGCTGATGGCTCAACTGGTGATGATATAGATACCGATCAAAACTTAAATTCAAATCAAGTTGATGAACCAGTTGAACAACCACCAGCTACATCTGGCCGCCGTAAGGGGCGTAGAGCAGTCAGTACTGGGGTAATTTCAACCAACTAA
- the mrdA gene encoding penicillin-binding protein 2, whose amino-acid sequence MSLRARVNLIVFQTLVFSLLFALFGRLFYLQVLESDKYQDAAISIQSRDVVTPAIRGAITDINGTPMVVDLPGLVISINRIVIDKQTDKGVLILSRVANLFNLQYSDVYQRTRLCGELPKNNRAGCWNGTRYQPIPLVGGASQDDALEIMENSDFYPGVEVSSVPIRSYPSLVGENVAHVLGYVGQVTDEDLKNPEVNYYRNEVVGKSGLEIEYNQFLRGVPGVRTFLVNRKEVVTKEDKNIQAVAGNHLITNIDAKLQSGVEKALEAAVKRARASGYRGDSGAAVVLEIKTGRVLAMASYPTYDPSIWQKGLTVKQAEDLFSEAKGVPALSRPLQGLFAPASTFKSVSVVAAAAAGYPLNASYNCPATVEIGNRTFKNFDSIAAGRIPLDLGIAISCDSLWYQIAYDEWVRDGGLKPKPTANDHFFNAAKSFGVGQLTGIDLPSELKGRLPNRQWKQNWYEQNKDFYCNYKQRAKKADLTAYLIEIARENCIDGNKVRAGDAVNFSIGQGDTLVTPLRLAQIYAAIANNGTYYQPQVARAIVDVDGKVIKDFKPVVADNINIAQSTWDFLHKSLRMVVTRGTAAGVFSGFPVAVSGKTGTAQVFGKNPNGSAKDDTSWFASYGPTNDPQYAVVMMVSQGGFGASTSGIGVRDIYATLFGVNGNKIDSEKVIFPTGVPSTIAKVDLKQVAKKVDLTGVKVGGVKLK is encoded by the coding sequence ATGAGCCTTCGCGCTAGGGTTAACCTGATTGTTTTTCAAACTTTAGTTTTTTCACTGCTATTTGCTTTATTTGGCCGATTGTTTTATTTGCAAGTTCTAGAGAGTGATAAGTATCAGGATGCAGCTATCAGCATTCAAAGTAGGGATGTAGTAACGCCAGCAATCAGAGGTGCGATTACTGATATTAATGGCACACCTATGGTGGTTGACCTGCCTGGTTTAGTTATATCAATAAATCGAATAGTTATTGATAAGCAAACGGACAAGGGGGTTTTGATACTGTCTAGGGTTGCAAATTTATTTAATTTACAGTACTCCGATGTTTATCAACGAACTAGATTATGCGGTGAATTACCAAAAAATAACCGTGCTGGTTGTTGGAATGGCACTAGATATCAGCCAATTCCACTAGTTGGTGGTGCCTCCCAAGATGATGCACTTGAGATCATGGAAAATTCAGACTTTTATCCAGGTGTTGAGGTCTCATCTGTACCAATCAGAAGTTATCCCTCACTCGTTGGTGAAAATGTGGCGCATGTGCTTGGTTATGTTGGGCAGGTGACAGATGAGGATTTAAAAAATCCAGAGGTTAATTACTACCGCAATGAGGTGGTGGGCAAGTCAGGGCTGGAGATTGAGTACAACCAATTCTTACGTGGTGTGCCAGGGGTTAGAACATTCTTAGTAAATCGTAAAGAGGTTGTGACAAAAGAAGATAAAAATATTCAAGCGGTTGCTGGGAATCATTTAATTACAAATATTGATGCAAAATTGCAGTCTGGGGTAGAGAAAGCTTTAGAGGCAGCTGTTAAGCGGGCAAGAGCTTCTGGCTATCGTGGAGATTCTGGCGCAGCAGTTGTCTTGGAGATAAAAACTGGCCGTGTACTGGCAATGGCCTCATATCCAACATATGACCCAAGTATTTGGCAAAAGGGATTAACTGTTAAACAAGCAGAGGATTTATTTAGTGAGGCTAAAGGCGTGCCGGCACTCTCGCGCCCGCTACAAGGATTATTTGCACCAGCTTCAACCTTTAAATCAGTTTCAGTAGTTGCTGCCGCTGCTGCTGGTTATCCACTAAATGCAAGTTATAACTGCCCAGCAACAGTTGAGATTGGCAATCGAACCTTTAAAAACTTTGACAGCATCGCCGCTGGTCGAATTCCACTGGACCTCGGGATCGCAATCTCCTGTGACTCACTTTGGTATCAGATTGCATATGATGAATGGGTAAGAGATGGCGGTCTGAAACCAAAACCAACTGCAAATGATCATTTCTTCAACGCCGCAAAAAGCTTTGGTGTTGGGCAATTAACTGGCATAGATCTACCCAGTGAATTAAAGGGCAGGTTGCCAAATCGGCAGTGGAAGCAGAATTGGTATGAACAAAATAAAGATTTTTACTGCAACTATAAGCAACGAGCCAAAAAGGCCGATCTAACTGCATATCTAATTGAGATTGCTCGAGAAAATTGTATAGATGGCAACAAGGTACGAGCTGGAGATGCAGTTAACTTCTCAATTGGTCAGGGCGATACTTTAGTAACCCCACTTCGCCTAGCGCAGATATATGCAGCTATTGCTAACAATGGCACTTATTACCAACCACAAGTTGCTAGGGCAATTGTTGATGTGGATGGCAAAGTTATTAAGGATTTTAAGCCAGTGGTTGCTGACAATATAAATATTGCCCAAAGTACTTGGGATTTCCTGCATAAAAGTTTACGGATGGTAGTAACCCGGGGAACAGCTGCTGGAGTTTTCTCTGGTTTTCCAGTTGCCGTAAGTGGTAAGACTGGAACTGCGCAGGTTTTTGGAAAAAATCCAAATGGTAGTGCCAAGGATGACACTTCATGGTTTGCATCTTATGGGCCAACAAATGATCCACAGTATGCGGTAGTGATGATGGTGAGCCAAGGCGGATTTGGTGCATCAACCTCTGGTATCGGCGTTAGAGATATTTATGCAACATTATTTGGCGTTAACGGAAATAAAATTGATTCAGAAAAAGTGATATTCCCAACTGGTGTGCCAAGTACCATTGCTAAGGTAGATCTCAAACAGGTAGCAAAAAAAGTAGATTTAACTGGGGTTAAAGTGGGCGGGGTGAAGTTAAAGTGA
- a CDS encoding bifunctional folylpolyglutamate synthase/dihydrofolate synthase, with amino-acid sequence MKDKENLVKLNEIEAALNTRWPENKIEPTLDRILALVDALGSPHLTYPTIHIAGTNGKTSTARMVDQLLANLGYRVGRYTSPHLESFTERISIKGGSISEVEMIKTYEDIHLYLDLIDSRQPHPISYFEALTAMAFVAFAEHPVDISVIEAGMGGQWDATNVISSAVSVMTPIGFDHMEYLGNTLEEIAQTKAGIFKPESNVVLAAQSAQVAKVLLAQVAKVSAQPFRQGVEFALKNRALAVGGQLISIQGVQGDYDEIFLPLYGDHQGNNAAVALAAVEVFAGVKLDTELVQDAFSKVSSPGRCEIVYKDPTVIIDAAHNPHGAGAIATTINTEFDFELVVGVISVLADKDVAGILKNLSAVLDYLVITENDSSRVMKPNLLAKMASEFFKEEQIEIIGDMNSAITYAIEKVALFNQVNEGVGAVVITGSVATAGMARSIVKGLARVK; translated from the coding sequence ATGAAGGATAAAGAAAACCTAGTAAAACTAAATGAGATAGAGGCTGCGTTAAATACACGTTGGCCAGAAAATAAGATTGAGCCAACTTTGGATCGGATTTTGGCTTTGGTCGATGCTCTTGGATCACCTCACCTTACCTATCCCACAATTCATATCGCTGGTACTAATGGCAAAACCAGTACCGCCCGAATGGTTGATCAATTACTGGCAAATCTTGGTTACCGTGTTGGTCGCTATACCTCACCACATCTTGAATCCTTTACTGAACGAATAAGTATTAAGGGAGGATCAATTAGCGAGGTAGAAATGATAAAAACCTATGAAGATATTCATTTATATTTAGATTTGATTGACTCTCGCCAGCCTCATCCAATCTCTTACTTTGAAGCGCTAACTGCGATGGCGTTTGTCGCATTTGCCGAGCACCCAGTTGATATTTCAGTAATTGAGGCTGGCATGGGTGGGCAGTGGGATGCCACAAATGTGATCTCATCTGCGGTATCAGTTATGACACCGATTGGCTTTGACCATATGGAGTATTTAGGAAATACCTTAGAGGAGATTGCACAAACCAAAGCAGGCATTTTTAAACCAGAATCCAATGTTGTCCTTGCTGCACAAAGTGCTCAGGTGGCAAAGGTATTGCTGGCGCAGGTTGCGAAAGTATCTGCGCAACCCTTTAGGCAAGGTGTTGAGTTTGCCCTGAAAAATCGGGCATTAGCTGTCGGTGGACAATTAATCTCCATACAAGGAGTACAAGGTGATTATGATGAAATATTTCTGCCACTTTACGGTGATCACCAAGGAAATAATGCTGCAGTTGCACTTGCTGCAGTTGAGGTATTTGCAGGTGTAAAACTAGATACTGAGTTAGTCCAGGATGCATTTAGCAAGGTGTCATCTCCTGGTAGGTGTGAGATTGTTTATAAAGATCCCACTGTAATTATTGATGCCGCCCATAATCCCCATGGTGCTGGCGCTATTGCTACCACCATAAATACTGAGTTTGATTTTGAGCTAGTAGTTGGCGTGATTTCAGTACTAGCTGACAAAGATGTGGCTGGGATTCTAAAAAATCTCTCAGCCGTTTTGGATTACCTAGTTATTACTGAAAATGATTCATCAAGAGTGATGAAGCCAAACCTGCTGGCTAAGATGGCCAGTGAATTCTTCAAGGAGGAGCAGATTGAAATCATCGGTGATATGAATTCTGCGATAACTTATGCAATTGAAAAGGTGGCACTTTTTAATCAGGTTAATGAAGGGGTCGGGGCGGTGGTAATCACCGGTTCGGTGGCGACTGCGGGCATGGCAAGATCGATAGTAAAGGGATTGGCGAGGGTGAAATAA
- the mreC gene encoding rod shape-determining protein MreC, which yields MARGGGNRSRLLLVLLLVSALFLITLDLRGVNLATSVRSVVATAFSPLESLAARIFSPIGNFTSDLRNFNQSKKKINDLTKEVDLLKSKEVLDEDLVAQVSQLKNLLDLAGRGGYKVVAAKVVNRGSAATFKQTITIDVGSSDGVAKNMTVIADGGLVGVVKSVTSNNAIVLLMSDPSFKIGVRIAGTQSIGVISGQGGDTYLLQLLDATGEIKVGDNLVARGSENGRPYVPGVPVGEVTKVQSNASAITQNADVIGFVNNDRVSVVAVVVAPPKSDPRDALIPKPLPTVTVLVTPTPSPSK from the coding sequence GTGGCTAGAGGCGGCGGTAATCGTTCGCGTCTGCTACTAGTCCTATTACTAGTCTCAGCGCTATTTCTAATCACGCTAGATCTGCGCGGAGTTAATTTGGCTACCAGTGTTCGGTCAGTTGTGGCTACCGCATTTTCACCGTTGGAAAGTTTAGCCGCAAGAATTTTTTCACCGATTGGTAATTTCACCTCAGATTTACGTAATTTCAATCAATCAAAAAAGAAGATAAATGATTTAACTAAAGAGGTTGATCTTTTAAAATCTAAAGAGGTATTGGATGAGGATTTAGTGGCGCAAGTTAGCCAATTGAAAAATCTTTTAGATTTAGCAGGCCGCGGTGGATATAAGGTTGTGGCAGCGAAGGTAGTAAATCGGGGTTCGGCAGCGACATTTAAGCAAACCATAACTATTGATGTTGGTAGTAGTGATGGAGTGGCAAAAAATATGACGGTAATTGCTGATGGTGGATTAGTTGGAGTTGTTAAATCAGTAACGAGCAACAATGCAATAGTTTTGTTGATGAGTGATCCGTCATTTAAAATTGGTGTCAGAATTGCTGGTACTCAAAGCATCGGGGTAATTTCTGGACAAGGTGGCGATACTTACTTGCTACAGCTACTAGATGCAACTGGTGAAATAAAAGTTGGTGATAATTTAGTTGCACGAGGCAGTGAGAACGGCCGGCCATATGTGCCTGGTGTACCAGTAGGGGAGGTAACTAAGGTGCAAAGTAATGCTTCGGCAATTACTCAAAATGCCGATGTGATTGGTTTTGTGAACAATGATCGAGTAAGTGTGGTGGCGGTGGTTGTAGCACCACCAAAGAGTGACCCCAGAGATGCTTTGATCCCAAAACCTTTGCCTACAGTGACAGTTCTGGTGACCCCAACACCTTCGCCAAGTAAGTAA
- the rodA gene encoding rod shape-determining protein RodA — protein MSSNLKYRSAARSSLGKFDKLLVFAVTGLLAIGTLLVYAGTREWFRSAGLDPEYYLKRHIINIVIGALLAYGTTLVDYRLLRAYTPVIWGAAVIGLILVLIPGIGLEVNNAQAWIALPGGFQLQPAELAKIAIIVGISMILADRDQVDKDPTTPDVLKALLVAAIPILLIVAQPDLGTVLIISAAVVAMIGASGAQVRWIVGLLLLGVVGVVTAIQTGAVSEYQVARLESFVDPSSDPQATGYQLRQSRITIGSGGLLGKGLFNGPQTNGRFVPEQQTDFIFTVAGEEIGFLGCSIILLLYLLVFIRAFSICRRSSDLFGRLVCIGVIAWFAFQTFENIGMTMGLMPMTGVPLPFLSYGGSSMFANLIGIGLLLNVHARSR, from the coding sequence GTGAGTTCAAATCTAAAGTATCGCTCAGCGGCAAGAAGCTCACTTGGAAAATTTGATAAGTTATTGGTATTTGCAGTAACTGGTCTATTGGCTATCGGCACATTGTTGGTCTACGCCGGAACGAGAGAGTGGTTTAGGTCTGCTGGATTAGATCCTGAATACTACTTAAAGCGTCACATTATAAATATTGTAATCGGTGCACTTCTTGCCTATGGCACTACTTTGGTTGACTATCGTCTGCTTCGTGCTTATACGCCAGTAATTTGGGGAGCTGCAGTAATTGGTTTAATTCTTGTCTTAATTCCTGGAATTGGTTTAGAGGTCAATAACGCGCAAGCATGGATTGCATTGCCTGGTGGATTTCAATTACAACCAGCTGAGCTAGCAAAGATTGCAATAATTGTTGGCATATCGATGATTTTGGCCGATAGAGATCAAGTCGATAAAGATCCAACTACACCAGATGTCCTTAAGGCACTTCTAGTTGCAGCAATTCCTATTTTATTGATAGTTGCCCAGCCAGATCTTGGAACAGTTTTAATTATTAGCGCAGCGGTTGTTGCCATGATTGGCGCCTCTGGCGCGCAAGTGCGATGGATAGTGGGCTTACTTTTGCTAGGGGTGGTCGGTGTGGTAACTGCAATTCAAACAGGTGCGGTAAGTGAGTATCAAGTTGCTCGGTTGGAATCATTTGTTGATCCATCCTCTGATCCACAAGCAACTGGATATCAATTGCGCCAATCTAGAATTACAATTGGCTCAGGTGGCTTACTTGGAAAAGGCTTATTTAATGGGCCACAAACTAATGGGCGGTTTGTGCCTGAACAACAAACTGACTTTATTTTTACGGTAGCTGGAGAGGAGATTGGATTCCTTGGCTGCTCAATCATTTTACTCCTTTATTTACTGGTATTTATTAGGGCATTTTCAATTTGCCGCCGCAGCAGTGATCTGTTTGGTCGATTAGTTTGTATTGGGGTTATAGCTTGGTTTGCCTTTCAAACCTTTGAGAATATTGGTATGACTATGGGGCTAATGCCGATGACTGGTGTGCCACTACCCTTTTTGTCCTATGGGGGATCTTCGATGTTTGCCAATTTAATTGGTATTGGTCTGCTGCTAAATGTTCATGCCCGCAGCCGATAA